In Pedobacter sp. W3I1, one DNA window encodes the following:
- a CDS encoding DUF6610 family protein, whose protein sequence is MKIPLIHILMIDKIVTHSKTVLDIAKSHNWLIGAKYTNLRDVATFEKVHFIDIDWKNYNFERHLDAVKKLMPKYTVAKDWEEANELSNLLGQVDILSKYCEHVIIVPKVDALKEKMLNLIPKEFMLGYSVPTKYGGTTIEPQYFDERPVHLLGGRPEKQRELGKILNVRSIDGNRFTLDAGFGDYFDGVKFRPHPRGGYKVCIEDSIKNINQIWKNYGQ, encoded by the coding sequence ATGAAAATTCCACTGATCCATATATTAATGATAGATAAAATAGTAACTCATAGTAAAACTGTTTTGGATATTGCAAAAAGCCATAATTGGTTAATTGGTGCAAAATACACTAACCTCAGAGATGTTGCAACATTTGAGAAGGTTCATTTTATAGATATAGACTGGAAAAATTATAATTTCGAAAGACACCTAGATGCAGTAAAAAAACTTATGCCAAAATATACGGTTGCGAAAGATTGGGAAGAAGCTAATGAATTAAGTAATTTATTAGGACAAGTAGATATACTTTCTAAATACTGTGAACATGTCATTATCGTACCAAAAGTTGATGCATTAAAAGAAAAAATGCTTAATTTGATACCTAAAGAATTTATGTTGGGTTATAGTGTACCAACTAAATATGGGGGAACTACTATTGAGCCTCAATATTTTGACGAGAGACCTGTACATTTACTTGGCGGTAGGCCAGAAAAACAGCGCGAATTAGGAAAAATACTAAATGTCAGAAGTATAGATGGGAACAGATTCACATTAGATGCTGGTTTTGGCGATTATTTTGATGGTGTAAAGTTTAGACCTCATCCAAGAGGTGGATATAAAGTTTGTATAGAAGATTCAATAAAAAATATTAATCAAATTTGGAAAAATTATGGACAATAA
- a CDS encoding FUSC family membrane protein, with protein MSKNSIGSTISYFFLGEYFSDALRTTITVVLPIILFFYLGNPEAAKGIGVGALLISLTDLPDNRLNKLKTALWSIIVFFATTLIVSSVLNDVYLTAVVVVIAAFSFSMFAVYGQKLSLIGTMALIVCTFVMGLHPARPLYFSGYILLGGVWYYVISLIQILIRPYRSLHHAIFECLMSSATFLNAKAKNYDVDVPLDLQQKEAIKLHIKVNQKHELIRNLLLTDKYAMNPDNPKGQLLLERARLLIDLYEQLNAVHYDYVLVRKTLATGPSLKLIASLIELLAKELEQLGRHVRSAKAYKGEVATNIEYDQKRVMLLHEMEHLNESQRKIVLKVVSNMNDIVRIIEMIRSNKCTPEKHLQELSGSISYPLFITGDRFSIKEHLTLKSPIFRFSLRLAICFLFGFLLIWQLEPSKYSYWLFLTLVIVARPKFSITWKRNLQRLKGSLGGVVIGLIIIYFVKSPAVLLSFSVIFLLGFYAFNRLNYTVSVLFITPAVILTLGSYQGHFDHIVHDRIIFTVLGCVIAIFATYLFPIWDSLQLKAKISRATKDSLHYLQVAIERKENLGENILRMARKNANLSLSALSEAIESASQEPMRKHIDFNGLYGIQSTIYQINAIITSIYLSVNHQPEQADPLLVDRIVSNLSDEAVIQSNTEWHADEVYRIHDGDHSTKHKLAHIATLSFDFSRFNTGFSG; from the coding sequence ATGAGCAAAAACAGCATCGGCTCTACCATTTCATATTTCTTTTTAGGTGAGTACTTTTCCGATGCCCTGCGCACCACCATTACCGTCGTATTGCCCATTATTTTATTCTTTTACCTGGGCAATCCCGAAGCGGCAAAAGGAATAGGCGTTGGGGCTTTGTTAATCAGCCTGACCGACCTGCCAGATAACCGCCTGAACAAACTGAAAACAGCGCTGTGGAGTATCATTGTGTTTTTTGCCACTACATTGATAGTATCGTCGGTTTTAAATGATGTTTACCTTACTGCGGTAGTTGTAGTGATTGCCGCTTTCAGTTTTTCCATGTTTGCTGTATATGGGCAGAAACTCTCGCTGATTGGTACTATGGCGCTGATTGTGTGTACCTTTGTAATGGGGCTTCACCCGGCGCGACCGCTTTATTTTAGCGGCTATATCCTGCTTGGTGGGGTTTGGTATTATGTGATCAGTTTGATCCAGATTTTAATCCGCCCTTACCGTTCGTTGCACCATGCCATTTTCGAATGCCTGATGAGCAGCGCCACGTTTTTAAATGCCAAGGCTAAGAATTATGATGTGGATGTGCCGCTCGATCTGCAACAAAAGGAAGCGATAAAACTACACATCAAAGTGAACCAGAAACATGAGCTGATCAGGAATCTGTTGCTTACCGATAAGTATGCCATGAATCCTGACAACCCCAAAGGCCAGCTTTTGTTGGAAAGGGCGAGGTTACTGATCGATTTGTATGAGCAGTTGAATGCCGTGCATTATGATTATGTTTTGGTACGAAAAACTTTGGCAACCGGCCCGAGCCTGAAACTGATTGCCAGCCTAATTGAATTGCTGGCGAAAGAACTGGAGCAACTGGGCAGGCACGTTCGGTCAGCAAAGGCTTATAAAGGTGAGGTAGCCACCAATATCGAATATGACCAGAAACGCGTCATGTTGCTGCATGAAATGGAACATTTAAACGAAAGCCAACGTAAAATTGTGCTCAAAGTGGTTTCGAACATGAACGATATTGTGCGTATTATCGAAATGATTAGGAGTAACAAGTGTACGCCAGAGAAACACTTACAAGAACTGAGCGGATCGATTTCATATCCCTTATTTATTACCGGCGATCGCTTTTCGATTAAAGAACACCTGACTTTAAAATCGCCAATTTTCAGGTTTTCGTTGCGGCTGGCCATCTGTTTCCTGTTTGGTTTCTTGCTCATTTGGCAGCTGGAACCAAGTAAATACAGCTACTGGCTTTTTCTCACCCTGGTCATTGTAGCGCGACCTAAATTTTCGATTACCTGGAAACGGAACCTGCAGCGCTTAAAGGGAAGCCTTGGTGGGGTGGTTATCGGACTGATCATCATCTATTTTGTGAAGAGTCCGGCGGTGCTGCTTTCTTTTTCGGTTATTTTTCTACTGGGATTTTATGCCTTTAACCGTTTAAATTATACCGTAAGTGTGCTGTTTATTACGCCTGCCGTGATTTTAACGCTGGGCAGTTACCAGGGCCATTTCGACCATATTGTACACGACCGGATTATCTTCACCGTGTTGGGCTGTGTAATTGCCATTTTTGCCACCTATCTTTTTCCCATATGGGACAGCCTCCAGTTGAAAGCGAAAATAAGCAGGGCTACGAAAGATAGTTTACATTATTTGCAGGTAGCGATAGAAAGGAAGGAAAACCTGGGGGAGAATATTTTGCGCATGGCCAGGAAAAATGCCAACCTGAGTTTATCTGCATTAAGCGAAGCAATTGAGTCGGCCAGCCAGGAGCCGATGCGGAAACATATCGATTTTAATGGCTTGTATGGGATACAGTCGACCATTTACCAGATCAATGCGATTATAACGTCTATATACCTGTCTGTTAACCATCAACCTGAGCAGGCAGATCCTTTGCTGGTCGACCGGATTGTAAGCAATTTAAGTGATGAGGCGGTGATACAAAGCAATACCGAATGGCATGCTGATGAGGTTTATAGGATTCATGATGGTGACCATTCCACCAAACACAAGCTGGCGCATATTGCGACTTTATCGTTCGATTTTAGCAGGTTTAACACAGGTTTTAGCGGGTAA
- a CDS encoding IS110 family transposase, whose protein sequence is MEIIHNNSAGIDIGSRNIYISPGYSEVKVFGTFTGDFRAAASYLIEKGTQTIAMEATGSYWVILYDILVEHGFDVWLVDGRQTRQVPGRKTDVKDCQWIQQLHSYGLLNRCFVAQGELKEVRGYQRLREDHLRSASMHINHMQKAMIEMNIRLPEVLDQIQGASGISIIHAILEGERDPHRLLSLCHGSILKKKSAEILAALEGFYTERGLFALRQAYQAYQFYQMQIRECDAALNDILCKINQDKDHREAGPRKPVRHHKPQIDELGRHMLDLFGGRDATVLPGITDYSWLQIYSETGTDLERWPSEKHFTSWLGLSPGQNHSGKANKRPKKKGRPNAGQIFRLLAQSLLKSKKISFGAFGRRLKGRKGPMIAIKAVARKIAVQYWRLMVKGQEFVDQGVANYEAVMIKQKEKYLKKLALELNLQVIDPK, encoded by the coding sequence ATGGAAATTATCCACAACAACTCCGCGGGGATCGATATCGGTTCAAGGAACATCTACATCAGCCCCGGCTATTCTGAGGTAAAGGTTTTTGGCACCTTTACCGGTGATTTTAGAGCAGCAGCGTCCTACCTGATAGAAAAGGGTACCCAGACCATTGCCATGGAAGCCACCGGTTCCTATTGGGTCATCTTATATGATATCCTTGTAGAACATGGATTTGATGTATGGCTGGTTGATGGGCGCCAGACCCGCCAAGTTCCCGGCCGCAAGACCGATGTTAAGGACTGCCAGTGGATCCAGCAGCTGCATAGCTATGGTCTGCTGAACCGATGCTTTGTTGCCCAGGGCGAGCTGAAGGAAGTAAGAGGTTATCAGCGTCTACGCGAGGACCATCTGCGCAGTGCGTCCATGCATATCAACCATATGCAGAAAGCAATGATCGAAATGAACATCCGTTTGCCTGAAGTGCTCGATCAGATACAGGGTGCTAGCGGCATTTCCATTATCCATGCTATATTAGAAGGTGAACGTGATCCACACAGACTGCTTTCACTGTGCCATGGGAGTATCTTGAAAAAGAAGTCAGCCGAGATTCTGGCCGCTCTTGAAGGCTTCTATACTGAGCGCGGACTTTTTGCCCTTAGGCAGGCCTACCAGGCTTATCAGTTTTACCAGATGCAGATTAGAGAATGTGACGCTGCCCTTAACGATATACTGTGTAAGATCAATCAGGATAAAGACCATCGTGAAGCTGGGCCACGCAAACCGGTACGGCACCATAAGCCACAGATTGATGAACTCGGCAGACACATGCTGGATCTGTTCGGAGGCAGGGATGCAACGGTACTGCCAGGTATTACCGATTATTCATGGCTGCAGATCTACAGCGAAACAGGAACAGACCTTGAGCGTTGGCCTTCTGAAAAACATTTCACGAGCTGGCTCGGGCTTTCTCCTGGCCAGAACCATTCGGGAAAAGCCAATAAAAGGCCTAAGAAAAAAGGACGTCCCAACGCAGGCCAGATATTCAGGCTATTGGCCCAGAGCCTACTAAAGAGCAAGAAGATTTCATTTGGGGCCTTTGGACGAAGACTTAAGGGACGCAAGGGCCCAATGATTGCGATAAAGGCCGTAGCCCGAAAAATCGCTGTACAGTACTGGAGGTTGATGGTTAAAGGGCAGGAGTTTGTTGATCAGGGCGTAGCTAATTACGAAGCGGTAATGATCAAACAAAAAGAAAAATACCTAAAAAAGCTAGCGCTGGAACTGAATTTACAAGTAATAGATCCTAAATGA
- a CDS encoding GDSL-type esterase/lipase family protein — translation MKKSFLSFLLISFLTVTAFAQKKPNFWDDVQTIKKYDQLYKPPVHPVLFVGSSSIRKWDDCTQIFAKYNALNRGIGGAVINDITYYLNDVVFPYQPKQIVLYIGENDLPNETVTPDTVLNRTIRLVQAIRVKLPTVPIVYISIKPSPSRDKFKAKAVASNALIEKFLAGEANTKFVNVYRLMLTKDGQLRPELFVDDMLHMNAAGYAIWRKAVEPHLLK, via the coding sequence ATGAAAAAATCATTTTTAAGCTTCCTTTTGATTTCTTTTTTAACTGTAACTGCTTTTGCCCAAAAGAAACCTAATTTTTGGGATGATGTGCAAACCATAAAAAAGTACGATCAGCTATACAAGCCGCCCGTTCACCCGGTGTTGTTTGTAGGAAGTTCATCTATCAGGAAATGGGACGACTGTACACAGATTTTCGCCAAATACAACGCTTTAAACCGCGGAATAGGTGGTGCTGTAATTAACGATATTACCTATTATTTAAACGATGTTGTTTTTCCTTACCAACCAAAACAAATTGTATTGTATATAGGGGAGAACGACTTACCAAACGAAACGGTTACACCTGATACTGTTTTAAACCGTACCATCCGTTTAGTGCAGGCCATTAGGGTAAAGTTGCCAACGGTGCCTATTGTTTACATCTCGATTAAACCAAGTCCGAGCAGGGATAAATTTAAAGCAAAGGCAGTAGCTTCGAACGCGTTGATTGAAAAGTTTTTAGCTGGTGAAGCCAACACGAAATTCGTTAATGTGTATCGGCTGATGTTAACCAAAGATGGACAGCTTAGGCCTGAACTTTTTGTAGATGATATGCTGCATATGAATGCTGCAGGTTATGCCATTTGGCGCAAAGCAGTTGAACCACATTTATTGAAGTAA
- a CDS encoding triple tyrosine motif-containing protein → MNKLLLVILFFFSYRAYAQDLLGIPQIVNYNNEQYNAGMQNWDVKQDKNGILYFGNNEGLLTFNGRYWNLFRLPNYTSVRSIGIDSKNRIYVGGQDEFGFYYPNEKGILKYTSLLGLLPENLRKLADIWDISIIHDEVFFRSNNAILHYKDGVIKNYKPSNAWLFMGIANNKVFAQSEESVLMVYEQEMWRPFCADPVFKKSSITAILPYNGDTLMVSTLKGGFFLLINHQLKPLKTNLDHVFFNDRIYFADQINQNLYAVGTTSGGVYIMNKSGELIQKYNYREGLQNNNVRGILQDRDKNMWLALDDGIAYVAINSAIKSIFPDRNKQITSYAFRKFDQSVYIGTSNGLYMTKINPAAKDLSYATANFEEVKNTKGQVWGLDEINNQLLLAHEEGTLLVQHNVAKPLYNLPGTWLYQTLDRVYPSSEVIAGTYWGLQRLNYKDGLFSNGGRIDGINEPLRFIVADNNNPDHIWASHPYHGVYKIELQPDHKRVLRTTMYTDRDGLPSKLYNYVYHIKNRVVIATVDGVYEYDNTKKKFVRLKLLANAIKGISVQYMKEDNDGNIWFVSNKKVGVIDFSRPSGSNPFSIFYLPELDGKVVGGFESIYPLDSKNIFIGANKGAYHINYEKYIENITKPIVALGQIKLLGKKDSLVFGGYFVTKGIISAKQDQHEIPEYTNNLNSIHFEYSSILFEHDKNIKFSYQLVGFDKEWSAWTTKSEKDYTNLPAGKYTFNIKARTDIGNESEVVAYTFVVLPAWYNTIWMRIFYLILIVLLIRLIIRWQKRKHLKEQDRMSYLHQLELDRNEKEIVRLQNEKLEADVNYKNKELSTMTMHLVQRGKVLAKIKEVISAVIKNHDINESSPSFRHLIRLIRDVEKKDQELDHLSVHFNHVNTEFFNKLKDLYPDLSQNDLKFCAYLSMNLSSKEMAQLMNVTIKAIEVGRYRLRKKLQLKPETNLYEFLIDIARQKTP, encoded by the coding sequence ATGAATAAACTTCTACTTGTTATCCTATTTTTTTTCAGTTACCGTGCATATGCTCAGGACCTTTTGGGGATTCCGCAGATTGTAAATTACAATAACGAGCAGTATAATGCGGGCATGCAGAACTGGGATGTGAAGCAGGATAAAAACGGGATTCTTTATTTTGGGAACAATGAGGGGCTGCTAACTTTTAACGGTCGTTATTGGAACCTGTTTCGCTTACCTAATTATACTTCGGTACGCTCCATCGGGATTGATTCTAAAAACCGGATTTACGTAGGCGGACAGGATGAATTTGGTTTTTATTACCCCAATGAGAAAGGGATTTTAAAATATACTTCGCTTTTAGGCCTGTTGCCCGAAAACCTGCGCAAACTGGCTGACATATGGGACATTTCGATTATTCATGATGAAGTTTTTTTCAGATCGAACAATGCCATTCTGCATTATAAGGATGGAGTGATTAAAAACTATAAACCCAGCAACGCCTGGCTCTTTATGGGCATAGCCAATAATAAAGTGTTTGCCCAATCAGAAGAATCGGTTTTAATGGTTTATGAACAGGAAATGTGGAGGCCTTTTTGCGCTGATCCGGTTTTCAAAAAATCATCTATTACAGCGATTTTGCCTTACAATGGCGATACTTTAATGGTTTCTACCTTAAAAGGCGGTTTTTTTCTACTGATTAACCATCAGCTTAAACCGCTAAAAACCAATCTCGATCATGTGTTTTTTAACGACCGGATTTATTTTGCCGATCAGATCAATCAAAATCTATATGCAGTGGGTACTACCTCTGGCGGGGTATATATTATGAACAAAAGTGGAGAACTGATTCAGAAATACAATTACAGGGAAGGTTTGCAGAACAACAATGTAAGGGGGATTCTGCAGGATAGGGATAAAAACATGTGGCTGGCTTTAGATGATGGGATTGCTTATGTGGCTATAAATAGTGCTATTAAAAGTATTTTCCCTGACCGTAATAAACAGATTACGAGTTATGCCTTCAGAAAATTTGACCAATCGGTTTACATTGGAACATCGAACGGTTTGTATATGACAAAAATCAATCCTGCTGCCAAAGACTTAAGTTATGCTACTGCGAATTTCGAGGAGGTGAAAAATACCAAAGGGCAGGTTTGGGGACTTGATGAGATTAACAACCAACTGTTGCTGGCACATGAGGAGGGCACACTTTTAGTGCAGCATAATGTAGCGAAGCCGCTTTACAATTTGCCCGGTACCTGGTTGTACCAAACTTTAGATCGGGTTTACCCAAGCAGCGAAGTTATTGCAGGCACTTATTGGGGTTTACAACGCTTAAACTATAAGGATGGACTATTTAGTAATGGCGGAAGAATTGACGGGATAAATGAGCCGCTGCGGTTTATTGTAGCGGATAATAACAACCCCGATCATATCTGGGCATCGCACCCCTACCATGGCGTGTATAAAATAGAGTTACAGCCCGATCATAAACGCGTGTTGCGTACCACCATGTACACCGACCGTGATGGATTACCTTCTAAATTGTACAATTATGTGTACCATATTAAAAACAGGGTGGTAATTGCAACAGTTGATGGTGTTTATGAATATGATAACACGAAGAAAAAATTTGTCCGACTAAAATTATTGGCCAATGCCATAAAAGGGATTTCGGTGCAGTATATGAAGGAGGATAACGACGGGAATATCTGGTTTGTAAGCAACAAAAAAGTTGGTGTAATTGATTTTAGCCGCCCATCGGGATCGAATCCTTTTAGTATTTTTTATCTGCCCGAGTTAGATGGGAAGGTAGTGGGAGGCTTCGAATCTATTTACCCCTTAGATAGTAAGAATATTTTTATTGGAGCGAATAAAGGCGCTTATCATATTAATTATGAAAAATACATCGAAAACATAACCAAGCCAATTGTAGCATTGGGGCAAATTAAACTGCTGGGTAAAAAAGATAGTTTGGTTTTTGGCGGCTATTTTGTAACCAAGGGCATCATTTCTGCCAAACAGGATCAGCACGAGATACCAGAATACACCAATAATTTAAATTCGATACATTTTGAATATTCTTCTATACTATTCGAACACGATAAAAACATTAAATTCAGTTACCAACTGGTTGGTTTCGATAAAGAGTGGTCGGCATGGACCACAAAAAGCGAAAAGGATTATACCAACTTACCTGCGGGGAAATATACTTTCAATATTAAAGCAAGAACAGATATAGGTAATGAATCGGAAGTAGTCGCTTATACGTTTGTCGTGCTGCCTGCCTGGTACAATACCATCTGGATGAGGATTTTTTACCTGATTTTGATTGTGCTGTTAATCAGGTTAATTATTAGATGGCAAAAACGAAAACATTTAAAAGAGCAGGATCGGATGAGTTACTTGCACCAGCTGGAGCTGGATCGGAATGAAAAAGAAATTGTCAGGCTGCAGAACGAAAAGCTGGAGGCTGATGTAAATTATAAGAACAAAGAGCTTTCTACGATGACCATGCACCTGGTGCAACGTGGTAAGGTACTGGCCAAGATTAAAGAGGTGATATCGGCCGTAATTAAAAACCACGATATTAATGAGAGCTCGCCAAGTTTCAGGCACCTCATCAGGTTAATCAGGGATGTGGAAAAGAAGGATCAGGAACTCGATCATTTAAGCGTTCACTTTAATCATGTAAACACCGAATTTTTTAATAAGCTCAAAGACCTTTATCCTGATTTAAGCCAGAACGACTTAAAGTTTTGTGCCTATTTATCGATGAACCTTTCATCAAAAGAAATGGCACAGTTGATGAATGTAACCATTAAAGCTATCGAAGTGGGCCGGTATCGCTTGAGAAAGAAACTTCAACTTAAGCCGGAGACTAATTTATATGAGTTCCTGATCGACATTGCCCGTCAAAAAACACCCTAA